The Athene noctua chromosome 33, bAthNoc1.hap1.1, whole genome shotgun sequence genome contains a region encoding:
- the FBL gene encoding rRNA 2'-O-methyltransferase fibrillarin: MRPGFSPRGGRGGRGGFRGGRGGGFQPRGGGRGGSFGGRGRGGPPRGGRGGRGGFKGGKKVTVEPHRHEGVFICRGKEDALVTRNLVPGESVYGEKRISVEDGDTKVEYRAWNPFRSKLAAAILGGIDQIHIRPGTKVLYLGAASGTTVSHVSDIVGPEGLVYAVEFSHRSGRDLINVAKKRTNVIPVIEDARHPHKYRMLIGMVDVIFADVAQPDQTRIVALNAHNFLRNGGHFVISIKANCIDSTAPAEAVFAGEVRKMAGERLRPQEQLTLEPYERDHAVVVGVYRPPPKQK; this comes from the exons ATGAGGCCAG GTTTCAGcccccggggggggcgcggcggccgcgggggcttCCGGGGGGGCCGAG GTGGTGGTttccagccccggggggggggccgggggggcagttttggggggCGGGGAcgcgggggccccccccggggggggcgggggggccgcggcggctTCAAGGGGGGCAAGAAGGTGACGGTGGAGCCCCATCGGCACGAAG GGGTGTTCATCTGCCGGGGGAAGGAGGACGCGCTGGTCACCCGCAACCTGGTCCCGGGGGAGTCGGTCTACGGGGAGAAACGGATCTCGGTCGAg GACGGTGACACCAAGGTGGAGTACCGCGCCTGGAACCCCTTCCGCTCCAAGCTGGCGGCCGCCATCTTGGGTGGCATCGACCAGATCCACATCCGCCCGGGGACCAAGGTCCTTTACCTGGGCGCGGCCTCGGGGACAACCGTGTCCCACGTCTCCGACATCGTGGGACCG gAGGGGCTGGTTTACGCCGTCGAGTTCTCGCATCGCTCGGGCCGGGACCTCATCAACGTGGCCAAGAAACGCACCAACGTCATCCCCGTCATCGAAGACGCCCGTCACCCCCACAAGTACCGCATGCTCATTG GCATGGTGGACGTGATCTTCGCGGACGTGGCGCAGCCGGACCAGACGCGCATCGTGGCCCTCAACGCCCACAACTTCCTGCGCAACGGCGGCCACTTCGTCATCTCCATCAAG GCGAACTGCATCGACTCGACGGCGCCGGCCGAGGCCGTGTTCGCGGGGGAGGTGCGCAAGATGGCGGGGGAGCGCCTGCGGCCCCAGGAGCAGCTCACGCTGGAGCCCTACGAGAGGGACCACGCCGTGGTGGTGGGCGTCTACAG gcccccccccaAGCAGAAGTGA